From Streptomyces sp. SAI-135:
TCTGTATTCCGCCGGAACAGAAGCCGAGCTACACGGTGCAGGCGGTGTGTGTGGTTGACGACCTCGACCAGATCCTGCGGACGACGAAAAGTCATGCGGCGACGTGCATCAATGGCCCCAAGGATGCCCCATTGGGGCGCAACTTCATCGCACAGCACGCAGACGGAATGATCATCGAGTACGTCCAGTTGCGCCATGAGTTTGCCGCCCTCCTGGCAGACCACAGCAATGCAGTTCCAGATCCTGACTGAGCAGTTGAGCTCGCCCACCTCCTCGACCTGAGACCGGCCGGGGCGCTCTTCACCCCAAAGCATTCAGTCTTGGCCTTCGCCAATCAAACGTTCGGAGTTCGCAAGTGATTCAAGCCGACCTTCCGCAGCCGGTTCCCGCACCTGATTTCGGGGTCCTGATGCCGGTCAGGGTCCACTTCGACGACCTCGATCCCTTTGGGATGCTGCACAACACCCGCTACAATTTGCTCGTCGAACGAGCCTGCAACATGCTGTGGGAGACAACGGCCGGGGAAAGACTAGGCGATGACGAATTCGTCATTGTCAAGAAAGCTGACATCACTTATGAAGCACCTGTCCACGGTGCGGGACTCTACGCTGTCCAACTCTGGGTGACGCGCCTGGGTACGTCCTCGGCTACGTGGGCATATCGTTTCTGCTCCACCGACGCGCAGACCATTCATGCACACGGGACCCGCACCCATATCCGTCTGGACCGGAACACGCTGCGTCCCGCTCCTTGGAGTGACGAAGCGCGGGTGCTCGCCAAAGGGTTCATGGGACCGCTCTCGTGACGTCAGTCAGCAGCCGGCACGTGCAGGGCTGTGCCGAAGAGGCCCTGACCACCGGGACCTGCCTGTTGCAGGGAGGGAAGACTCTCCAGCTGAAGCTCTGCTTGGCCTAACGGCACGGGCATGAGTGCTGCTGTACCGGTAGCCGCGTACGTGCATGGTGAGGAGGGGCCGTTTCCGGCGCGAACATGCACGACAGTCCGGGCCTGGAGCCGCTTGTACGCGGCATCCCGCCGATCCGGTCCCGCCGCGGCCGGGCCGGCGTCGGCGGCCGGCGAAACGGCACGCGGACAAGGCTATGACTACACCACCTGCGCCAATGGCTTCGCGAGTGCGGTATCCGTCATCGCATTGCCAGCAAGGGTGTCGAGTTCTCGCAGCGGCTGGGCCGGCATCGGTAGGTGGTCGAGAGAACCATGTCTTGGCTGGCCGGCTGCCGACGCCTCCACCGGCGGACGAACGGAAGGCCGAGCACTTCCTCGCCTTGTCGGCATAGCGCGACCCTGATCGGCTATCGCCGACTGACGCCCCTGCTCACGGCCTGAGCCGATCATGCTGTACGTCGAAGCAGACCAGCCCCATGGGCTCTGCCACGGTCGCAGCGTCGGCCGACGCCTCCTCGGCCATGCTCCACCGCATGGGGAAGTAGATCAGCGGACCACTGGCCTCGCCGATCAGCGGCCCGGTGACCAGGGCGAGGTGTCCTCATCGTCCTCGGCGGGGTCGCACCACCGCCCAAGCAGCGCGGCCACGTAAGCCGCGCCTGTGGGCCCCGGACCGTCCGGCAATCGGCGGGAGTGCAAACGCGGTGAGGGTGCTCGCACGCACAGCCACGGCACCGCCGTACCTCCTTCCCCACAGGCCGCACGGCTTCGGAGACCCGCGTGCAGCCCATCATCACCGTGCCACCGGCCCGGCCGCCGACGAGCGTTCGGCGTTCCCGGACGTGCCTCTTCCCGCTCCCGGTACGGCGTCGGGGACGGCTCGGGGAAGACCAGCGCCTCGGTGGTCATCGGCAACACCAGCCCGGTCGTCGTCCCGGGCAGCCGCTCGTCGAGCGAGCCTGGGATCGTACGGCGGGAACGACGGCAGGATGTACAGCAGCGGGAGCCACGGCGCCACGCCCGCCGGACGCGGTCCGGCCACGGCGGAGTCGCCCGGCGGTAGCCGACCGCCAGCATCCCCGCGACGGCGCTCCAGGTGCGCACCGAGAGACAGGTGCCGACGACCACCAGGACCCAGCACAACGGAACCACCCGCAGCATGCTCACCGCACGCAGCCGCCCGGTTCCCGGGATCCGTGAGAGTCCGCCCAGAGCCACCGCGCCGAACAGGGTGTACGTGGCCGCGACGGGACTGTCCAGCCCGTAGCGGAAGAGGTGGAAGCCGGTCGCAGCGGCCAGGGCCACGCGCACGGCCCGGGGGCCGGAAGCGGCGTAGGCCACCGGGAACCTCCCGGCTCGGACGCCCCTCACCCCTCCTCCAGGATCACCCCAATGCTCCGCGCGCCCGTCCTGGACCGTTGGCATGGCGGGGGAGGTGCGGCAGCGTCGAACGAGGCGTGGGCGTGCCTCGATGTGCCAGGGGGCGTTCTCCTGGGACATCGGAACACCTCGGTGCTTCCGTCGGCCGTAAGGGCCGTGAGAAGGGGGAACGCGCTGAGCAGCGCGATCACCAGGAGGCGACCCGACCGACATCCGTCGAAGCATCTTGGTTTCACGCGCCGCGACGTGCCGATCCGTCGCGGCTGCCGGTGTAGTCCCGGCGGGCCGGGAGCGGGCGGATCGATGCGGTTCACCCGCGGGTACTGCCCGGGACCGGCCGACGCGGGAGCGCTTGCCCGGGGAAAAGGTGTGTCCATTCGCTCCCGAACCGGCGTGAGGTCTTGGCAACTCCCCTTTATTCCCGATGACTTCGTTCGGAAATCCCCGAGGGCTGGAGTTGGTCTCCACAGACAGCGGCGAGGTGTCAAGGCCCCGGCGCCCGGCATGGAGGATGTCATGCCCGAGATGTATTTTCATGTGCGCTGGCCCGATGGGACGACCCAGCGCTGCTATTCGCCCTCCACGGTAGTCGAGGACTATTTCGTTCCCGGCAGCCAGTACCCACTCGCGGACTTCCTCGAGCGCAGCCGCACGGCACTGGGCATCGCGGGGGAGCGCGTGCAGGAGAAGTTCGGCTTCTTCTGCACCGGTGCCTCCGACCAGCTCGCGCAGATCGAGCGGACCGCCGCCGCGTACGCCACCGTCAGCGATGCCGAGGTCACGGTCGAGTCCCTGACCGGCGCCGACGGGAGTGCACGGTGAGTTCGGCTCCGGCGATAGGGCCGGCCGGCGCCCTCCCGCACAGCCTGACGGGCAGGGGAGGCGCCCCGATCCCGGTGGCAGTGGTCGGCGGCGGCCAGGCAGGCCTCTCGATGAGCTACTGCCTCGGGCGGCGTGGTGTCGAGCACGTCGTCATCGAGGCGAACCGGGTCGGGCACGAGTGGCGCGAGCGCCGCTGGGACTCCTTCTGCCTGGTGACCCCCAACTGGCAGTGCCGGCTGCCCGGTTACCCGTATCAGGGCGACGATCCGGACGGGTTCATGGTCCGCGAAGAGATCGTCCGGTACCTGGAGGGCTATGTCTCCTTCTTCCGGCCACCGCTGGCGGAGGGTGTGACGGTCACCCGGCTGCGGCGCTCGCCGAGCGGACTGTTCGAACTCTCCACCACCGCCGGGGACTTCACCGCCGAGCAGGTGGTG
This genomic window contains:
- a CDS encoding VOC family protein; translated protein: MPILRTFTRFTVEDFNRSVAAFEALTASSALRFPYGDWQTAVIRDILLVCIPPEQKPSYTVQAVCVVDDLDQILRTTKSHAATCINGPKDAPLGRNFIAQHADGMIIEYVQLRHEFAALLADHSNAVPDPD
- a CDS encoding thioesterase family protein, giving the protein MIQADLPQPVPAPDFGVLMPVRVHFDDLDPFGMLHNTRYNLLVERACNMLWETTAGERLGDDEFVIVKKADITYEAPVHGAGLYAVQLWVTRLGTSSATWAYRFCSTDAQTIHAHGTRTHIRLDRNTLRPAPWSDEARVLAKGFMGPLS
- a CDS encoding MSMEG_0570 family nitrogen starvation response protein produces the protein MPEMYFHVRWPDGTTQRCYSPSTVVEDYFVPGSQYPLADFLERSRTALGIAGERVQEKFGFFCTGASDQLAQIERTAAAYATVSDAEVTVESLTGADGSAR